In candidate division KSB1 bacterium, the following proteins share a genomic window:
- a CDS encoding sigma-70 family RNA polymerase sigma factor, with product MPIFIVQSDLAVNFLAGSSTLFLLIIYLSVLIPGRGHQNLSDKDLIARCCLKSADWENCWREFQSRFNKTILFYVYQEFQKISGQTISTEFHEIVKDLRQDVYIKLLKNDSQALKKFNGKNQSSFLAYLHVITKNLVKNYVNTNSYKKLVPMSKIKSAHEQSAGLQFQPVSMDTVDEIEKSIFQDFILEKIKTCYCSKNLERDILLFKFFYFKGFTAKEIASNSNFNLTASGVETTVNRIVQRLKESLTK from the coding sequence ATGCCGATTTTTATTGTTCAAAGTGATTTGGCAGTAAACTTTCTGGCAGGTTCTTCAACACTATTCCTTCTTATCATTTATCTTTCAGTTCTGATCCCAGGGCGAGGGCATCAAAATCTATCCGATAAAGATTTAATAGCCAGGTGCTGTCTAAAATCCGCAGATTGGGAAAATTGCTGGCGTGAATTTCAAAGCAGATTCAATAAAACAATTCTATTTTATGTTTATCAGGAATTCCAAAAAATATCCGGTCAAACAATATCAACTGAATTTCATGAAATTGTAAAAGATTTACGACAAGATGTTTATATAAAGTTATTAAAAAATGATTCCCAGGCGTTAAAAAAATTCAATGGAAAAAACCAAAGCTCCTTTTTAGCCTATTTACATGTAATTACCAAAAATTTGGTTAAGAATTACGTCAATACCAACAGCTATAAAAAGCTCGTACCTATGTCCAAAATAAAATCTGCACACGAACAATCGGCAGGCCTTCAGTTTCAACCGGTTAGCATGGACACGGTTGATGAAATAGAAAAGTCGATTTTTCAGGATTTTATTTTAGAAAAAATAAAAACGTGTTACTGCAGCAAAAACCTGGAAAGAGATATTTTACTTTTTAAATTTTTTTATTTCAAAGGTTTCACGGCAAAGGAAATCGCGAGTAACTCCAACTTTAATCTAACAGCCAGCGGAGTTGAAACAACTGTGAACCGAATCGTTCAGAGATTAAAAGAAAGTTTAACAAAATAG
- a CDS encoding outer membrane beta-barrel protein — protein sequence MAAGLILALPTAGFCQATHQRVEFESSVGIFFFDNELSFEASPALGLGAGYNLNRFLQLNLAFSYAPAQQQISAAASKITSNISVYQYILSLKFRKQEPVIWRIKPFVNIGAGGIIFDPQTSSGDSLDVGGGLMISLNFATNHKFALNFGGGFAIPLSRRFLLNLEYRKYFYRLNLNDGIEAKTATANNNYWGAGFAVSF from the coding sequence TTGGCCGCAGGTCTAATTCTGGCGCTTCCAACCGCCGGCTTCTGCCAGGCCACCCATCAAAGAGTTGAGTTTGAAAGTTCTGTCGGAATTTTCTTTTTTGACAATGAACTTTCATTCGAAGCAAGTCCGGCACTGGGATTAGGTGCTGGTTATAACCTCAATCGATTTCTTCAACTTAATTTGGCTTTCAGTTACGCTCCTGCCCAACAGCAAATTTCTGCAGCAGCATCCAAAATTACCTCAAATATTTCTGTCTATCAATATATCCTCAGTCTGAAATTCCGAAAACAGGAACCAGTCATTTGGCGAATCAAACCATTTGTGAACATCGGCGCCGGGGGAATTATTTTCGACCCGCAGACAAGTTCTGGAGATTCTCTAGATGTTGGCGGCGGTCTAATGATTTCCCTAAACTTTGCAACCAACCATAAATTTGCCCTTAATTTTGGGGGTGGCTTCGCGATTCCACTTTCAAGGAGGTTTCTTTTAAATCTGGAATATCGCAAATACTTTTACCGATTAAACCTGAACGATGGCATAGAAGCCAAAACGGCAACCGCAAACAATAATTATTGGGGTGCAGGATTCGCTGTTTCTTTTTAA
- a CDS encoding SH3 domain-containing protein: MANVEHGLAQRAVIAIDGAEIYSLPWVDGSPITVLSKGDTVNIIGKRGEWVKIHFADGRKGWMQIQVRKQHPPINDRAKTNGQAIPGNRRFGINSTAKNGTYTNGTRKTNGKAPDLVKKKRPVPGDEIYRRFGYSFGMGFIATDYTYSWKFVFHSTPKLALEGSFKHVLGKAADSYFIMSNLSYMLKETGKTRPYVTAGMGVINTVPDRSIGSDTVSNMAINYGVGARKYLTEKLSLIFTASQFSIFVGKNISNFREYTLGILVGKFWD, translated from the coding sequence ATGGCAAATGTTGAACACGGATTGGCCCAGCGAGCGGTAATTGCAATAGATGGCGCGGAGATCTATTCATTGCCCTGGGTTGACGGTTCGCCGATCACCGTGCTTTCAAAAGGCGATACGGTCAACATAATTGGGAAACGCGGTGAATGGGTGAAAATCCATTTCGCCGATGGGAGGAAGGGGTGGATGCAGATTCAGGTAAGAAAACAGCATCCGCCCATAAACGACAGAGCGAAAACGAACGGGCAGGCAATCCCCGGAAACAGAAGATTCGGTATAAACAGTACGGCAAAAAATGGCACCTACACCAACGGTACTCGCAAAACGAATGGAAAGGCGCCTGACCTGGTTAAAAAGAAGCGGCCTGTACCCGGAGATGAAATTTACCGCCGATTTGGCTACTCCTTCGGGATGGGGTTTATCGCAACAGACTACACCTATAGTTGGAAATTCGTCTTTCATTCCACCCCCAAATTAGCATTGGAAGGCTCGTTCAAACACGTGTTAGGAAAAGCAGCGGATTCATATTTCATTATGTCGAATCTTTCTTACATGTTAAAAGAAACAGGGAAAACACGCCCTTACGTGACCGCGGGCATGGGCGTCATCAATACCGTCCCGGATCGCAGTATTGGCAGCGACACGGTTTCAAACATGGCTATCAATTATGGCGTCGGTGCTAGAAAATATCTAACTGAAAAATTATCGCTGATTTTTACCGCCTCGCAATTCAGTATATTTGTGGGAAAAAATATAAGCAACTTCAGGGAATATACCCTGGGAATTTTAGTGGGAAAATTTTGGGATTAA
- a CDS encoding outer membrane beta-barrel domain-containing protein → MSKFSLSLLLLFCFGLSKPIAAQTYSRVHELFPFLGLYAPDRFQSSMTVGVRYENHLSQRFAFGGTIGFAKAEQKFFQQAVGLAVEQGSAAVIFYNGRIVYEFPQASVIPYLTAGLGVTRQHSESNLTLSLGIGTKVPLGEKTYLRWEMNDHIFSSGQDNTSWTNNNLEFSAGISFFLQ, encoded by the coding sequence GTGTCTAAATTCAGTTTATCTCTGCTCTTACTTTTTTGTTTCGGTCTAAGTAAACCCATTGCGGCACAAACCTACTCACGAGTTCATGAGTTATTTCCATTTCTTGGTTTATATGCGCCGGACCGCTTTCAGAGCTCTATGACCGTTGGCGTCCGCTATGAAAATCACTTAAGCCAGCGTTTTGCATTTGGAGGAACAATTGGATTTGCAAAAGCTGAACAGAAATTCTTTCAACAAGCAGTGGGGCTGGCGGTAGAGCAGGGCAGCGCTGCAGTCATATTTTACAATGGTAGAATTGTTTATGAATTTCCCCAGGCCAGCGTGATCCCGTATCTAACTGCAGGATTGGGAGTCACCCGTCAGCATTCTGAATCGAATCTCACGCTCAGTCTGGGCATTGGCACGAAAGTTCCATTGGGAGAAAAAACCTACCTGCGCTGGGAAATGAATGATCACATTTTCAGCAGCGGTCAGGACAATACTTCATGGACAAATAACAATCTGGAATTTTCAGCAGGAATTTCATTCTTTTTACAATAG